The nucleotide window GCGGGGCCAGAAGGATTCACAGTGACCCCACTGGAAGCCATAGCAGCACCTTTGCGCTCAGCACGGTCCCCTCACACGGTATAGCAGCCGCCCCGGCGATACGCAACTTCCGGCCTGGCACTTCCGGCGGTGCTGGCCGGCAGAGGGCGCTGCGACCTGAGCATGCGCCGACGTCCGAGTCGGGCCCGCCCCCAGCGCTGCACATGGAGGCGCGCGGCCCGACTCCACAGTCCCCTGCTGCTGGCTCCCGCTCTGCAGCTGCACGTGCCGAGTGATCCTTTCGGTGGCTCCAGAGGAGGATGCTGGGCTGTCCCAGCCCGTGAGGGTGGGGTAGGGGCTGGCTCTGCCCGGAAAACGTAGCCTTGGGGAATGGGGTTTTCAAGAAAGTCTCCATCGAAAGTCGTAGAACGCGCTGTGCTAAAAGGGGTCGCAATTTGTAACTCCCAGGCTCGGTCCCCGATTGCTTTCATCTTAGGAGTTTTGTAAGGGGAGGAGCGCCTGGTGTTCTCGCCTCACAAGATCCCTCCCACCCTATTCCCCGCCGTCTCCTGTCTGTGTCACTAGCAAATGGTGCAGTGCTTCCTGGAGGTGGCTCTGTCCCCTGCTTGGGGGCATCCAGGGGTCTTCCGGGACCGGGGAAGAGGCTGGCCCAAGAAAAAGCCTTCGGGTTCTGAgtcagaggaagaggagcaggtggagcaGGGGACATCCTCCCTCGGATCATGGGGCGTCTCTAGAAGGCCTTGTTCCCGCTTCGTGGGTCCCTCTGCCTCGGCCCCAGCTCGGCACTCCTTCCCCTGCTGGGTTTCCAGGCTGGAGCTGGCGGCTGCGGCGAGAAGGGCTGCACTGTTGGTGGTTAGGGTGTTCATCGAGGAGCGATCCTTGCGTTCAGTTCGTTTGGGTCCCTCCTCCCCTGTGCCGGGGCAAGACAGAAACGCTCACCTCGGGGCCCCGAGTTTCCCTCTCCCGGAACCAGGCTGGGCGACCCGACAGTTGAGCCCAGCGCCGCACCCGGTCCCGTctcgcccctccccgccccaggacCAGCGGCCGCCCCCAGTGCCGCCGCCAGTCCTCTCCAGGGTCCCCCGCCTCTCCGCCTCCGCCCACCAGAGGGCGGCCGCGTCCCCCTCCCGGGAGCAAGTCCGGCGCCGCAGCCCCGACCGCGGCGCGGGGTGGGTCCGGGAGGCCCTTGGAGCGCTGCGGCCAGGGACGCGCGGTGAGAGCTGCGGGCCCGGAGGCTCGCgtcgggggggagggggcgctgctGGAGGGAGGGGATGGCGCGGGACCGGGGCGAGGATCTTAGCTCAGGAggacccctcctcccagcccaagCCGCCGCCCCCTCCCGCTCTGCTCTGCACCTCTCCCATACCAAGGGTCGCCCGCCCTTCCAGCGTCCCGGCCGAGCTCGAGCCCGCGTCCGAGTAGCGGCTCTCGAAACAGCTGAGGCAGCAGGGGCTGCCCCCCGGCAGGGCATAGCGGCCTCCACCCAGGGGCCCGGCGCAGTCCTGGCAGCAGAAGTGGTTCTCGTGCCAGCGCCGTCCCTCGGCCTCGGTGCAGCGCGGGGAGAAGAtcagctgggagagggagaggggagcggTTCGTTCGTTcgttcattcatccatccattcattcattcatccagtaGCCACGCCTTAAGCCCAGTTAACGCCGAAGCACGTCTAAGACATTCCCATTTGATCAGCTGCTCTCAGACGCAGGAAGGGCTGGACAGGCTTGGCCAGGATGCCCCAGGtagcaggtggcaggggcactGCTCGAAGGGCGTGCGACCCTGGCTGCCTCGGCTGGGGAGACTCCCAGCTCTGCTAGGCGCTACCTTTTGTGCTGACACTCAGCATAGCACTGGGCACCCGATATACTGAGATGGATTCCAAGAGTCTGCTGAGACATTCTGAGTCCGTAACATTGGAAGGACTCTGCTTTCATGGAGGGAGGGCACAGATAAAGTAGGGGTCCCACGTGCCCAGGAGACAGGGTggtcctgggctggttcctggtTCTCCCTACCTCATTCCCACATGCCAggaggggctg belongs to Oryctolagus cuniculus chromosome 5, mOryCun1.1, whole genome shotgun sequence and includes:
- the PRICKLE4 gene encoding prickle-like protein 4 isoform X4; translation: MAGPTERTVPHPGSQAHRPIGTVTRTTYQDVSQRTLPMGRSAIAWPLRRRSAPSCSSSVPRGSRRPWDRGWCTQSLRGSKATPVRRQPLKPGEYGVFAARAGERRCWHRSCFTCQACGQTLVSLIYFYRDGHLYCGRHHAELLRPRCPACDQLIFSPRCTEAEGRRWHENHFCCQDCAGPLGGGRYALPGGSPCCLSCFESRYSDAGSSSAGTLEGRATLGEEGPKRTERKDRSSMNTLTTNSAALLAAAASSSLETQQGKECRAGAEAEGPTKREQGLLETPHDPREDVPCSTCSSSSDSEPEGFFLGQPLPRSRKTPGCPQAGDRATSRKHCTIC
- the PRICKLE4 gene encoding prickle-like protein 4 isoform X2, whose translation is MSELDNGWPHREDSPTSRQPGPPANWDSDSDHLPGREPEDPSNGAERYCLALAEEERAELQLFCAQRKQEALGQGVVHPVSPGLEGHTCEKCRQPLKPGEYGVFAARAGERRCWHRSCFTCQACGQTLVSLIYFYRDGHLYCGRHHAELLRPRCPACDQLIFSPRCTEAEGRRWHENHFCCQDCAGPLGGGRYALPGGSPCCLSCFESRYSDAGSSSAGTLEGRATLGEEGPKRTERKDRSSMNTLTTNSAALLAAAASSSLETQQGKECRAGAEAEGPTKREQGLLETPHDPREDVPCSTCSSSSDSEPEGFFLGQPLPRSRKTPGCPQAGDRATSRKHCTIC